TATTCCTGCGGCGTCGCCAGAATGACGAGCGCATTGTTCGGCTCGCTGGTGGTGATGCTCAGTCGATTGGTTCCCGGAGAATTTTCGGCGTCTTCCGGCCGTGGCGGCGCGGCGGAACTCGTCGCTGCGGGCGGCGGACCGCGATCTGCCGGGCCGGCGGGCGCCTGGTCGGGCGCGGCATCCGATGCCAGACCTTGCGCGAGCTTTTGGCCGTAAACACGCATGAGCGTCGCCGCCAGGTCGGAGGCGCGACCGTTCTGGACATGGTAGATGAAGACCCGCCTCTCGCTCCCCTGTCCGGGCCGGTCCAGGCGCGCGACCCACGCCTGAAGTTGTTCGATGTAGCGGGGCTGCGGCGAGATCGCCAGGACCGCGTTGAGGCGCGCGATCGGCACCAGTCGTACCACGCTCGCAATCGGACTGTTCAATCCGCCCAGTACCTGCGCCAGTTCGCGGTCGAGTTCGACGGCATCGACATATTGGGGATTGAACACCGCGAACGACATCCCAGCCATCCAATCGACATCGAACATCGCGATGTCGTCGAGGAGCGTCTGTCGCTCCTCCTGCGTACCTTCGATGATGAGGACATTGCGCGCCGAATCGACATGGACGATCCCTTGGGCCGGCGCCAGGGGCTTCAGGAGCTTTTCCATCTCGGCGGCGGACAGGAAGTGGATCGGAACGACTTCGATTCCGTAGCCCATCTGGCCGCTGCGACCGCGGGCGTGCGATAGCGCATCGATCGTGGGGCTCACCTCGGCGATCGGGGCTACTCTATAGATGCCGTGGGATTCGACGACCGCCATTCCGTTCAGGCGCAGGACCTGCTCGAAGATCGGCATGACCTGCGATCTGGTGAGCGGCTGACTGGTTTGGATCGTGACCGTCCCTTTGGCGTCGTCGGCGATCTCGTAGTTGAGGTGCAGATAATCGCCGAGAACCGCCTTGGCGACGTCCTTCACGTCCGCATTGACGAAATTCAGCGTGATGTTGGCCGGCTCCCCCGGATTGCCGAAGGTATGCCTTGGCGGCGCGCCGACCAGACGGCCATTGCCGCGAACGATCTCGCTTGGCGACGCGCCGGCGGACGGCGTGGGGACGCTCTGCGCACCGGCCGGCCCCGTCATGCCGGAGGCTATGCATAAACCGAGTAGGAGGATGGCCGAACGGCCTCCCCGGTGCTTTATCATTGGTCCCCACTCTCGGTCGGCGCGGCCGGTGTCTCGATGGTGTTGGTCGGCGGCGGCGGATTGCGTCCCTGTATCGATGGGGCGGTTCTGCCCGGTACGCCGTCGCTTGGCGCCATGCTTGGCGTTCCGGCATGCGCTGCGTTGAGGGCGATCGGAAAGTCCGCCGCTCCCGCGTGAAGCACGATGTGATCCGGCTCTATGGCGACGATCTGCCAGCCGTTGATCTCGCCGCCCACTTCGACACCGATCTCCAGCGGCGAAGACGGTGTGTGCAGCATTGCGAGGCGGCGGTCGCCCTCGATGATGACGCCGATCAGGCTGATGTCGGTTGGCGGCGGCGTTGCCGCAACGGCGGATGTCTGCGGAACCTGCACCGGCTTGCGCGCTGGATTGAACAGCGGGCGCGCATCGATGGCGGCAAAACTCTGGGATGCCGGAAACGGCGTGGCCAGCGCCAGAGGCCCGGGCTGCGCCGGCAGTCGCCATTGCAGAACGGGCACATCCAAGGCGGCGGCAGGCATGGCGAGTTCATAGCCGAGCACGAGCGCGAGGGCGCTGCAGAGACCGGCGAGCAGGATATGGTTGCGGCTCAGAAGGTCGATCATTTCGGATCGCTCCGGCGATAGGCCGATACCGTCCAACGCGCCTCTATCCGCGGCTCCGGCGCCCTGGGATCGCTCGGCCAGGTTTGAGGTGCGGCGATGTCGACGGACGAGAGGAACAGATAGGGCAAGTGGCTCTCGATGGCATAGAGGAGCCCGCGCAGCTTGGTGACCGGCAGCGTCACATCGTATTGGATCGACAGGGCGGCCAATCCGTTCTCCGGGGCCGGGGGCAAAGCGAAGGAACTGCGCACCTCTCCGCCATTCGCTTCGATCATCGATTTGAGTTCGCCTTGCAGCGCAGAAAGCGCCAGCGCGTCGCTGTCGCCTTGGAGCAATCCGGGCTGCGCCTTGGCTTGGCCGCGCAGCGCCACGACGGCGCGTTCAACCTGAGGCAATGCGGATGCCTCCGCCTGGAGCGCGGCCAGATGCTGGAGGGCTTCAGTCTCGTCGCCGGGGACAAGCGCCGCCGAGAACGTCCAAAGTGCCAAGCCGAGCACGACGGCAAGACCGGCGCCGACCACGGCGAGCGCGGCGTTGCGGCCCAAAAGGATCGCTGGGACCGTCATGGCGCGCCCATCGCCTTGACGGTCAGATCGAACCGGTCCGTCCCGTCGGAATCGTTGCGGACCAGCGGCGCGGCGAACTGCGCGTTCGTGAAGCGGCCGGAACGGTCGAGCTTGCCGATCAATTCGGCGGCCGCGTGCGAATAGCCCTGGATGTGCAGCTTGCCGCCGTCGAACTGGATGTCGGTCAACCAGGTGCCGTCGGGCAGCGTATCGCTCAGCGCCGCGAGAAGGTTGACCAGCGAGGGTCGCGATTTGCGGGCCGCAACGGCGGCGGTCTGCTCTCGGATTGCCGTCATGGCGCGCTCGAGCCGCGCGACGCCGGCCGCGCGCAGTTCGGCGTCGGCGATGCGTTCGTCCAGGGCGTCGGCCTGCTGCGCTGAGCGCGCCGAGACGGCGAGAAGGATGGCCAGCATTAGCAGTCCCGCAACCGTCGCCAGCACCACGCTTCCCCATTGCTTCCACCGTCCGCGCAGCCAGGCGGGACGATCGACCGGAAAGTGACGCCAATCGGCGAGCGCTGCGTCCTGACCGAGCGCGATGCCCGCGACCTCGAAGCCGGCCTGATGCACGAAAGCGACGGCCTGGTCGACGGCGCGCCGGCGTATCGCGCGCGATGCCAGGTTTATCCGGTTCGCGCCGTCGGCCGTTCTTCCCGCTGTGAAATCGAAGTAGAGCTCCATCGCCGGTATCGGGCTCAAGCGGTCGAGCTCGAAGCCGAGCGCGCCGCGCAGGGCGCGGCGCGCGGCGCGCGGCAGGTGCGTCTGCGCGCGCAGGACCGCCGCTTCTTCGAAGTGAAGGATAACATCGGACGGAACGTCGCCCCGCGCCCCGATGTTCTTTAGGTGCACCTCCAGAGCGTCGGCGCCGGAGACGCTGTTCTCGAAACGGCCGAGTTCATGCGCTCCGTATCGCGCGACGATCTCGCGCTGGGCGACGGTCAGCCAAAGCAGGTCGCGCCCGGTCGCGCATGGGCGGTCTCGCCAATCGCGCGCCAGAGCCGCGATCTCGTCGCGCCAGTTCCGCAGCACAATGCGGGCGGCTTCGCGCCAGCCCTCGGCCTTGGGGAGCACGGGCTCGATCGTCATCGGCCCCCCCGACAGGCGTTGGTCAGCGCGTCTAGTACGCAGCCGGCGTCGCCTGCCAGCCGCGGCGCCACGGCAATGTCGCGCGGCGCGATCGCCGGATCGCGAAAACGCAGGCGGATGCGGACCAGTTCCGGCAGCCAGGCCTGGTCGTACCAGTCGCCACCCCAGCGCGGCGCCTTGTCCTCCGCGCGGCGGCCGAAATATTGGATATCGAGCGCGGCGACGCCGGAGAGCCTGTCGATGGTTGCCGCCGCAGCAGGGGCGAGCTCATCGCTGGTCGCGACGTCGACCTCTGTCACGCCGCCGCGGGCGTAAAGTCGAAGTCGTGTCATTCCGCCGTTTGCGGTCCGCGCCGCCGACAGCCATGACAGCGCGTGAACGCGTCCGTCGAAATCGATGCGCGCGTGTCCCGCATCGTCGTGAAGCGGCAACGGATAGGCTTGTGCGATATTCGACAGGAGAAACCGGGAGATGGACTGAAGCACCTTTTCGTCGACATAGGATTGCTGCGTCCGCTCCCAGACTCGCGTTCCGAAACGCAGGCCGCCGAACAGAAGAACCGTCAGGAAGCCCAACAGGGTCATCGCCACGAGCAATTCGACAAGTGTAAATCCGATCTCCCGGTTCGACGTCGACATCATCGTGCGCCATCCGCCGCGATCGGCCGCAGCGTTCGCAGCGACAGGCCGTACGCCCGGCCGTTCATCCGCCACTGCACGGTCGCCGTGACCTGTGCCGGCGCAAAGCGCCACGCTTTTCGGTCGGCGTCGCTGCCATAAGGTGCGACCCCCAGGCTCCAGGACAGGCCGTCGCCGGCGACCCCTTGCTTCGCGATGGGGTTCTCCGCGCCGGCCGAAGTGCTCTCATCGAGCAGCGCGGTCGCGAATAGCCGCGCCTCGGTCTGCTTGCGGCTCAATTGTTGCCGGTCAAGGTCCTGCGAGAACGCGGCGAGCAGTACGCCCAGCGCGATGCTCAGTATCGCCAGCGACACGATCATCTCGATCAGCGTGAATCCCACCTCTGGACCGATCGTGGTCGAAGCCTTCGGGCGCGCGCGCCGAGCCGACCCGATCATTGCAGCGCCAAATCGTTGACGCTAAGAATTGCAACGAGCATCGAAGCGATCAACCCGGCGACCACGAAGCCAAGCAATATCGTAAGCACCGGTACCAGCAGCGCGAGAAGCCTGTCGAGCCTGTGGCGGATGCGCTGTCCATCGAGGTCGGCTTGCCGCAGCAGCATCTCGTCAAGCTTGCCGGTCTCTTCGCCGATCTGAATCAAATCCAGCGTCAGCGGCGGAAACGATCCGCTGCTTGCCAGGTGCCGGGACAGGCTCTCGCCCTCGCGCAGGCCCTTCGCCGCGCCGTCGACCGCCGCGCGCAATTCGCCGTTCCAAAGAACGCCGCTCGAGAGTTTCAGGGCGAGCGGGAGCGCGACGCCGTTGCCGGCAAGCGTGCCCAGCGTGCGGCAGAAGCGTTCGATCTCCATCGCGCGCAGCAAATCGCCGACCAGCGGCAGTCGCAGCAACGCGCGATCCAGCTTTAGCCGCAAGTGAGGACGGCGCAACGCGGCGCGCGCACCGGCAATGCCGGCCGCCAGCACCGGCGCGAACAGCCACCAATACGTCCGCACGGTCGCGCTTGTTCCCATGATGGCGCGCGTCGGCCAGGGCAGGGCACGCCCGGACTCCGCGAAGAGCGGCTCGAATTCGGGGAGAACAAACGTAAGAATGATGACGATCGAGGCACCGGCCGTCGCCAGCAGGATTGCAGGATAGACGAGGGCCGACACGACGGCGTCGCGCAAAGTCTGTGCGCGTTCGAGATAGTCGGCAAGCCGCTGCAGCGTGGTGGAAAGCGTGCCGCCCATCTCGCCGGCACGGACCATGTTGACATAGAGCGGCGGAAAAGCGGCATCCTTCTCCATCGCCTCGCTGAAGCTCGTGCCGCCCCGAACGGATTGGCGTGCCTTTTCGAAGGACGCATGCAGTGAAGCGACATCGGCGAGGTCGCTCAGTGTGCCCAAGGCGCGATCGAGCTCCAGTCCGGCGCCCACCAGCGAAGCCAGTTCCTGCGTCGCCGTCGTAAGGACGCGTCGCGGCGGCCGGCCCTTCCGACGAAGGATGCCCATCAACCGGCTTGCCAAGGAAGACGCGCCGACCTCCGATGCTGAGACCGGGTAGTGACCTTGCGCGCGCAACTGTTCGGCCAGGAGCGCCGCGCTGTGTGCCTCGCCCATCCCCGTCACGATCGCGCCGGAACCGGCGATCGCCTTGTAGCGATAGAGGGCCATTATGGAGCCTCGAGCGTCACGCGCAGAACCTCGTCGATCGACGTCAGGCCCACCAACGCCTTTGCGAATCCATGACGCTGCATCGGCACCATGCCGGACGAGGACGCCAGCGAGCGCAGCTCCCCCGCTCCGGCTTTTCGCATGATGGCATCGCGCAGCGCGTCGGATATGGCGAGGATTTCGACGATGGGTGTGCGGCCGCGATAGCCGGTGCCGCGGCACGTCCCGCATCCGGTCGCGCGATACAGTTCAACGCCCCGGCCATTGGCGGCCGCGACGAGTTCCAAGCGCTCGATCAGTTCGGCGCCGGGAACATAGGCTTCGCGGCAGGCAGGACAGAGCGTGCGGACCAGTCGCTGCGCGACCACGCCGTTCAGCGTGGCGGTCAGGAGATAGTCCTCGAGCCCCATGTCGATCAGGCGGGCGATCGCGCTGGGCGCGTCGTTGGTATGCAGCGTGGAAAGGATGAGATGTCCGGTCAATGCCGCCTGCGCCGCGATTCGCGCCGTTTCCAGATCGCGGATTTCGCCGATCATCATGATGTCGGGATCGTGACGCAGGAACGAGCGCAGCGCATTGGCGAAGCTCAGCCCGATTTGCGGCTTGACTTGAACCTGATTGATCCCGTCGAGGCGATATTCAATCGGATCCTCGATGGTGAGGATCTTGCGGTCGACCGAATTCAGCTCCGACAGAGCCGTATACAACGTGGTCGTCTTGCCGCTTCCGGTGGGTCCCGTGACGAGCACGATCCCGTGCGGCCGCTGGGTGAGCCGGCGCAGACCGGCTACGAGGTGATCCTCGAAGCCCAGCGCGCCGAAGTCGAGCGATAGCTGGCCGCGGTCGAGCAGGCGCAGCACCACGCTCTCGCCGTGAACGGTCGGCGTAGTCGCCACGCGGAAATCGATGTCGGTTCCCCGCACGGCGAGCGTGATGCGGCCGTCCTGGGCCAGGCGGCGTTCGGCGATGTTGAGTTTCGCCATGACCTTGATGCGCGACACGATCGGCGCGGCAAGGCCTTTGGCCGGCGAGTCCGCGCGTTGCAGCACGCCGTCGACGCGATAGCGCACGACCAGCTCGTTTTCCATGGGCTCAATGTGGATGTCCGAGGCCCGCATTTCGGCGGCGCGTGCGATGATAGCGTTGACGAGCCTGACGACCGGTGCCTCGCTCGCCTGGTCGCTGAGCCGGTCGACGTCGTCGGCGACGCTGCTCTCCGGCGACGATGCATTCTGGCGCGCTATGCCGTCGTCGCGCGCGTCGCCATATAGCCGCTCGAACGCGGTCTCGAATTCCGATGGATAGGCGACACATACTTCGATCGGCATTTCGGCGGCGAACCGGAATGCCGAGATCGCGTAGTCGTCGAGCGGATTGACCATCGCAACTCGCAGCCGATCCGCGGCAAGCCGGAGCGGAATTGTCCGCATGTCGCGCAAAAACTTCGGGCTTAGTCGGTCTTCGAGCACGGGAACAGCCGGATAGTCCGTCGCCGACGCGATGC
Above is a window of Rhizomicrobium sp. DNA encoding:
- a CDS encoding prepilin-type N-terminal cleavage/methylation domain-containing protein — translated: MADERPGVRPVAANAAADRGGWRTMMSTSNREIGFTLVELLVAMTLLGFLTVLLFGGLRFGTRVWERTQQSYVDEKVLQSISRFLLSNIAQAYPLPLHDDAGHARIDFDGRVHALSWLSAARTANGGMTRLRLYARGGVTEVDVATSDELAPAAAATIDRLSGVAALDIQYFGRRAEDKAPRWGGDWYDQAWLPELVRIRLRFRDPAIAPRDIAVAPRLAGDAGCVLDALTNACRGGR
- a CDS encoding ATPase, T2SS/T4P/T4SS family, with product MVQAERATAREKAARQPERLIAHLIAAGRITPGGVERAAQAAGESGDRIETVLTRLGLVSERDLTGAIAAAFDLRIASATDYPAVPVLEDRLSPKFLRDMRTIPLRLAADRLRVAMVNPLDDYAISAFRFAAEMPIEVCVAYPSEFETAFERLYGDARDDGIARQNASSPESSVADDVDRLSDQASEAPVVRLVNAIIARAAEMRASDIHIEPMENELVVRYRVDGVLQRADSPAKGLAAPIVSRIKVMAKLNIAERRLAQDGRITLAVRGTDIDFRVATTPTVHGESVVLRLLDRGQLSLDFGALGFEDHLVAGLRRLTQRPHGIVLVTGPTGSGKTTTLYTALSELNSVDRKILTIEDPIEYRLDGINQVQVKPQIGLSFANALRSFLRHDPDIMMIGEIRDLETARIAAQAALTGHLILSTLHTNDAPSAIARLIDMGLEDYLLTATLNGVVAQRLVRTLCPACREAYVPGAELIERLELVAAANGRGVELYRATGCGTCRGTGYRGRTPIVEILAISDALRDAIMRKAGAGELRSLASSSGMVPMQRHGFAKALVGLTSIDEVLRVTLEAP
- a CDS encoding PilN domain-containing protein; amino-acid sequence: MTIEPVLPKAEGWREAARIVLRNWRDEIAALARDWRDRPCATGRDLLWLTVAQREIVARYGAHELGRFENSVSGADALEVHLKNIGARGDVPSDVILHFEEAAVLRAQTHLPRAARRALRGALGFELDRLSPIPAMELYFDFTAGRTADGANRINLASRAIRRRAVDQAVAFVHQAGFEVAGIALGQDAALADWRHFPVDRPAWLRGRWKQWGSVVLATVAGLLMLAILLAVSARSAQQADALDERIADAELRAAGVARLERAMTAIREQTAAVAARKSRPSLVNLLAALSDTLPDGTWLTDIQFDGGKLHIQGYSHAAAELIGKLDRSGRFTNAQFAAPLVRNDSDGTDRFDLTVKAMGAP
- the gspM gene encoding type II secretion system protein GspM codes for the protein MTVPAILLGRNAALAVVGAGLAVVLGLALWTFSAALVPGDETEALQHLAALQAEASALPQVERAVVALRGQAKAQPGLLQGDSDALALSALQGELKSMIEANGGEVRSSFALPPAPENGLAALSIQYDVTLPVTKLRGLLYAIESHLPYLFLSSVDIAAPQTWPSDPRAPEPRIEARWTVSAYRRSDPK
- a CDS encoding type II secretion system F family protein, with the protein product MALYRYKAIAGSGAIVTGMGEAHSAALLAEQLRAQGHYPVSASEVGASSLASRLMGILRRKGRPPRRVLTTATQELASLVGAGLELDRALGTLSDLADVASLHASFEKARQSVRGGTSFSEAMEKDAAFPPLYVNMVRAGEMGGTLSTTLQRLADYLERAQTLRDAVVSALVYPAILLATAGASIVIILTFVLPEFEPLFAESGRALPWPTRAIMGTSATVRTYWWLFAPVLAAGIAGARAALRRPHLRLKLDRALLRLPLVGDLLRAMEIERFCRTLGTLAGNGVALPLALKLSSGVLWNGELRAAVDGAAKGLREGESLSRHLASSGSFPPLTLDLIQIGEETGKLDEMLLRQADLDGQRIRHRLDRLLALLVPVLTILLGFVVAGLIASMLVAILSVNDLALQ
- a CDS encoding type II secretion system protein; protein product: MIGSARRARPKASTTIGPEVGFTLIEMIVSLAILSIALGVLLAAFSQDLDRQQLSRKQTEARLFATALLDESTSAGAENPIAKQGVAGDGLSWSLGVAPYGSDADRKAWRFAPAQVTATVQWRMNGRAYGLSLRTLRPIAADGAR
- the gspD gene encoding type II secretion system secretin GspD, with the translated sequence MTGPAGAQSVPTPSAGASPSEIVRGNGRLVGAPPRHTFGNPGEPANITLNFVNADVKDVAKAVLGDYLHLNYEIADDAKGTVTIQTSQPLTRSQVMPIFEQVLRLNGMAVVESHGIYRVAPIAEVSPTIDALSHARGRSGQMGYGIEVVPIHFLSAAEMEKLLKPLAPAQGIVHVDSARNVLIIEGTQEERQTLLDDIAMFDVDWMAGMSFAVFNPQYVDAVELDRELAQVLGGLNSPIASVVRLVPIARLNAVLAISPQPRYIEQLQAWVARLDRPGQGSERRVFIYHVQNGRASDLAATLMRVYGQKLAQGLASDAAPDQAPAGPADRGPPPAATSSAAPPRPEDAENSPGTNRLSITTSEPNNALVILATPQEYSGLLTAVHELDTTPLQVFLEASIAEVTLTDDLKYGLQYFYQPNSSNSVVLTDIASTAISPALPGFSYAFTNGNSIKVILSALASKTHVEVISSPKLLVLNNQTATLQVGDRVPIITEQAISTASSGAPLVNSVQYEDTGVILKLTPRVNRGGLVMLDITQEVSEVANVQTSGIDSPTIHERKINSSVAVQDNETVALGGLIVDNRERDRNGIPFLQDIPVLGNLFRETHNSGTKTELVVLLTPHVVDSVSAARAIADELRQKLPAVQPLLSRAP